One genomic region from Epinephelus fuscoguttatus linkage group LG8, E.fuscoguttatus.final_Chr_v1 encodes:
- the dbf4 gene encoding protein DBF4 homolog A → MKENKMKPRRIQRHTGPNWQGKCVTTGNKAALSQAKPTCVSSPAQVRPFVGKVFYLDLPSNRVAETLESDIKDLGGTVEKFFSKEIKYLVSNKREARYVQCLRQDSPVPSPDSGPSSPHPRSNQHRPSSRGDNVKSRSQGQTDTCVSSRGKALLERVVKGQERVKMNKILSNALEWGVKILYIDDIIAYVQKKKKIFSSQCPAVTAVKTSVKAESAAKQGFQKCKGGRITKPFIKVEDSSRHYRPIYLTMPNMLEFNLKTAPPCTPFCVEDKHPAGNKQPVHRGAKASASEERAHGRKKNRDKKRGGYCECCMIKYENVTMHLKSERHKAFSKSDEYLVVDQLVSTLQCNFIHIRTQVKRPKCSVSSVLIAPGPCGKTELRHKGDLDTTEIIKEEQHWTIDGHEGSYSGHTLKTRSVTGSAPLVDRGGERRNCYTHTDRSKHRSLARKRPCRQNSLTSCPQKTEQAEILQPVMETAPSGGECPPSIPTRVTQVKEEDQTVTQDINNSSSHLQDMNVQNETSLKCLNVVTNQKEESEKKQDSSVHEAVQDVNTLPDKMTENNLSLKEEVSLPSQSFSPVRKIRRRVRFYKRKRRKVDTRVESVKPSDTPDSSLLRLLEIFQSSDDMDVEFLGFED, encoded by the exons ATGAAAGAGAATAAAATGAAGCCGAGACGCATCCAGAGGCACACAGGCCCCAATTGGCAAG GGAAATGTGTCACTACTGGTAACAAGGCAGCGCTGAGCCAAGCTAAGCCAACATGTGTGTCCTCTCCTGCTCAAGTCAGACCTTTTGTTGGGAAGGTATTTTACTTGGATCTGCCATCAAACAGAGTAGCAGAGACGTTGGAGAGTGACATCAAAGACCTGGGAGGG ACTGTTGAGAAGTTCTTCAGTAAGGAAATTAAGTATCTGGTATCCAACAAAAGGGAGGCACGATACGTTCAGTGCCTGAGGCAGGACTCTCCTGTGCCCAGCCCGGACTCTGGACCGAGTTCACCTCACCCTCGATCAAACCAGCACCGACCCAGCAGCCGTGGGGACAACGTCAAAAGCAGGTCTCAGGGCCAAACAGACACA tgtgtttcaAGCCGAGGGAAGGCTTTGTTGGAGAGAGTGGTGAAAGGGCAG gAGAGGGTGAAAATGAACAAGATCCTGTCGAATGCTCTGGAGTGGGGTGTGAAAATCCTCTACATAGACG ATATTATAGCATAtgtacagaagaaaaaaaagatcttcAGCAGCCAGTGTCCTGCTGTCACTGCTGTGAAAACAAGT gtcaaaGCTGAGTCAGCAGCAAAGCAAGGCTTTCAGAAATGCAAAG GGGGGCGCATCACTAAACCATTCATCAAGGTTGAGGATTCAAGCAG acACTACCGTCCAATCTACCTCACTATGCCAAACATGCTTGAGTTCAACCTGAAGACTGCCCCTCCCTGTACGCCCTTCTGTGTTGAGGACAAACATCCAGCAGGGAACAAACAGCCAGTACACAG AGGTGCAAAAGCCTCAGCCAGTGAAGAGCGAGCACACGGCAGAAAGAAGAACAGAGACAAGAAACGAGGCGGCTACTGCGAGTGCTGTATGATCAAATATGAGAACGTCACAATG catCTTAAAAGTGAACGTCACAAAGCTTTCTCCAAGAGTGATGAATACCTGGTGGTTGACCAACTGGTTTCAACTCTGCAGTGCAACTTCATCCACATCAGAACTCAAGTTAAAAG ACCAAAGtgcagtgtttcctctgttCTCATTGCCCCGGGACCATGTGGGAAAACTGAGCTAAGGCACAAGGGAGATCTCGATACCACAGAGATTATTAAAGAAGAGCAGCACTGGACTATCGATGGGCACGAGGGATCTTATTCAGGACACACTTTAAAAACCAGATCAGTTACTGGTTCTGCTCCTCTGGTTGACAGAGGTGGGGAGAGGAGGAACTgttacactcacacagacagatCCAAGCACAGATCTCTTGCACGTAAACGGCCGTGCAGACAGAATTCTTTGACTTCTTGCCCTCAAAAGACTGAACAGGCTGAAATTCTTCAGCCCGTGATGGAAACAGCCCCCTCTGGAGGTGAATGTCCTCCCTCTATTCCCACCAGGGTTACTCAGGTCAAAGAGGAGGACCAAACAGTTACTCAAGACATTAACAACTCATCTTCTCATCTCCAAGACATGAATGTACAGAATGAAACTTCCTTAAAATGCCTTAATGTTGTAACCAATCAAAAAGAGGAGTCTGAGAAGAAACAGGATTCCTCAGTGCATGAGGCTGTTCAGGACGTAAACACATTGCCtgacaaaatgactgaaaacaacCTCTCATTAAAGGAAGAAGTGAGCCTTCCCTCACAAAGCTTCTCCCCGGTCCGGAAAATACGGAGGAGGGTGAGATTTTATAAGCGCAAAAGACGGAAAGTGGACACACGCGTTGAGAGTGTGAAGCCAAGTGACACTCCTGACAGCTCTTTGCTGAGACTTTTGGAGATTTTCCAGTCAAGTGATGACATGGACGTGGAATTTCTGGGGTTTGAGGACTAG